One Leptospira levettii genomic window carries:
- a CDS encoding adenylate kinase — translation MKRLIFMGPPGAGKGTQADIIKEKYNIPQISTGDILRAAVKNGTAMGIEAKKFMDAGDLVPDAVVIGIIRDRLVESDCANGFILDGFPRTVEQAKALSEILKELHMELDSVVNLDVPDEELVKRLLGRAIKEGRSDDNEETIKNRLHTYNTKTLPLIDFYKGTGILRQINGLGSMEEITNTILKSIQ, via the coding sequence ATGAAGAGACTCATATTTATGGGCCCCCCAGGTGCTGGTAAGGGAACACAAGCTGACATCATCAAAGAGAAATACAATATCCCTCAAATTTCCACTGGCGATATCCTCCGTGCTGCTGTAAAAAATGGTACGGCAATGGGGATTGAAGCAAAAAAATTTATGGACGCTGGAGACCTTGTTCCAGATGCTGTCGTTATAGGCATAATTCGCGACCGTTTGGTCGAATCCGATTGTGCAAATGGATTCATTTTGGATGGATTTCCAAGGACGGTGGAGCAAGCAAAGGCTCTCTCGGAAATCCTCAAAGAGCTTCACATGGAGCTCGACTCCGTTGTCAACCTAGACGTTCCTGATGAAGAACTCGTCAAACGTTTGCTAGGTAGAGCGATCAAAGAAGGACGCTCGGATGACAACGAAGAGACCATCAAAAACCGTCTGCATACTTACAACACCAAGACGTTGCCCCTGATTGACTTTTATAAAGGCACGGGGATCCTTCGGCAAATCAATGGGTTGGGAAGTATGGAAGAAATCACTAACACTATTTTAAAATCAATCCAGTAG
- the secY gene encoding preprotein translocase subunit SecY, with protein MFQTIANIFRIPELRSKILFTIGMLLLFRMGTHVTIPGINSLIVTGITADPSEGFLGMVDLFAGGALLKFSIFALGIMPYISSSIIMQLVMVLIPSLQKMQKEGEEGRKKIQQYTKYGTLILCAIQSLAVIQLANSWSTGSGTAQAKYPGLINPSVEGYFLPIAMLSITTGTVLLIWLGEQITERGIGNGISLIIFAGIIGRMPEALIAMFTSDTSDALSILILIIIFIVLISLTVILTQGVRRVPLNYGKQMVGRKMVQARSQSIPFKVNSANVMPIIFASSLILFPQTIVQWLSSKGGQWAGWAVIMDYFNPFSQIWYHALFYYVIYTSLIIFFAYFYTAIQFNPQELADNLKKYGGFIPGVRPGSQTKEMIEKILNRITLPGALFLAGLALAPYLIIKFLNLGSNTGGGTLVYTFGGTSLLIMVGVALETLKQIEAQLLMRNYEGFMKKTKIKGRV; from the coding sequence ATGTTTCAAACCATCGCTAACATCTTTCGAATCCCGGAATTAAGATCTAAAATCCTATTTACGATCGGTATGTTGTTACTATTTAGAATGGGAACTCACGTGACCATTCCCGGTATCAACAGTTTGATTGTGACGGGCATTACTGCCGATCCAAGTGAAGGTTTCCTTGGAATGGTAGATTTGTTTGCTGGTGGTGCTCTTCTCAAATTTTCTATTTTTGCACTAGGGATTATGCCTTATATCTCTTCTTCGATCATTATGCAACTTGTGATGGTCCTCATTCCTAGTTTGCAAAAAATGCAAAAAGAAGGGGAAGAAGGCAGAAAAAAAATCCAACAGTACACGAAGTACGGAACACTCATCCTTTGTGCCATCCAATCTCTTGCTGTGATCCAACTTGCGAATTCTTGGTCCACTGGATCGGGAACGGCACAAGCGAAATACCCAGGTCTGATCAATCCATCGGTGGAAGGATATTTTTTACCGATTGCGATGTTATCCATCACAACAGGAACTGTTCTTCTCATTTGGCTCGGGGAACAAATCACGGAACGTGGGATTGGTAACGGAATATCTCTCATTATCTTTGCTGGTATCATTGGACGTATGCCAGAAGCACTCATTGCGATGTTTACTTCTGACACTTCGGATGCTCTCAGTATCCTGATTCTTATAATTATCTTTATTGTTCTCATTTCCCTTACGGTGATTTTAACCCAAGGGGTTCGCCGGGTTCCGTTAAATTACGGAAAACAAATGGTGGGAAGAAAGATGGTTCAGGCTCGTAGCCAGTCCATTCCTTTCAAAGTGAACAGTGCAAACGTAATGCCGATTATCTTCGCATCTTCCCTTATCCTTTTTCCACAAACGATTGTTCAGTGGTTGTCTTCCAAAGGGGGACAGTGGGCTGGTTGGGCTGTGATTATGGATTATTTTAACCCATTTTCACAAATCTGGTACCATGCCTTATTTTACTATGTGATTTATACTTCTCTTATTATCTTTTTTGCGTATTTTTATACAGCAATTCAGTTCAACCCACAAGAGTTAGCTGATAACCTAAAAAAATACGGTGGGTTTATCCCAGGTGTACGTCCAGGAAGCCAAACAAAAGAAATGATCGAGAAAATTTTGAATCGAATCACCTTACCAGGTGCTCTTTTCCTTGCTGGTCTTGCTCTTGCTCCGTATCTCATCATTAAATTCTTAAACCTGGGATCAAATACAGGTGGGGGAACTTTAGTGTATACATTCGGGGGAACTTCTCTTCTCATTATGGTGGGTGTGGCACTCGAAACATTAAAACAAATCGAAGCCCAACTCCTCATGAGAAACTATGAAGGTTTCATGAAAAAGACTAAAATCAAGGGAAGAGTGTAA
- the rplO gene encoding 50S ribosomal protein L15, giving the protein MAQERIEQGRGFGAKRAKKSTSLGNKNLVPVPEGAKTSPKRVGQGPGSGMGKTSTRGSKGQRARAASMRRGFEGGQLPLHRRLPKRGFTNIFSEVFQPVNLISLTKAGLSGEVTPAILKAKSLIKSELGPIKLLGTGEVTVAITITVDAFSASAKEKIEKAGGKVIIREKKKEEKKN; this is encoded by the coding sequence ATGGCACAAGAAAGAATCGAACAAGGTCGTGGGTTTGGTGCAAAACGCGCTAAAAAATCCACATCTCTCGGAAACAAAAACTTGGTTCCCGTTCCGGAAGGCGCAAAAACCTCTCCTAAACGAGTGGGCCAAGGTCCAGGATCTGGGATGGGAAAAACTTCCACTCGTGGTTCTAAAGGACAAAGAGCTCGTGCAGCTTCGATGAGACGTGGTTTCGAGGGTGGACAGCTCCCTCTCCATAGACGTTTACCAAAACGTGGTTTTACGAATATCTTCTCTGAAGTATTCCAACCAGTGAATTTGATTTCTCTAACGAAAGCTGGTCTTTCGGGAGAAGTGACTCCTGCGATCCTAAAAGCAAAGTCACTCATCAAATCTGAACTAGGACCGATTAAGTTACTCGGAACTGGTGAAGTGACTGTTGCGATTACCATTACGGTTGATGCATTTTCAGCTTCTGCAAAAGAAAAAATTGAAAAAGCAGGTGGCAAAGTCATCATCAGAGAAAAGAAAAAAGAAGAGAAAAAAAACTAA
- the rpmD gene encoding 50S ribosomal protein L30, giving the protein MEEVIVTQERSSIGIIPMHKKTLIALGLKKKGQSKKHKMTPQLKGMLRQVGYLLKVEKV; this is encoded by the coding sequence ATGGAAGAAGTGATCGTAACGCAAGAAAGAAGTTCCATTGGTATCATTCCAATGCACAAAAAAACTCTGATTGCTCTCGGCCTTAAAAAGAAAGGTCAATCCAAAAAACACAAAATGACTCCCCAATTGAAAGGGATGTTACGACAAGTAGGTTACTTGTTGAAAGTGGAAAAGGTATAA
- the rpsE gene encoding 30S ribosomal protein S5 → MLEEETKEFTEKVVKIDRVAKVVKGGRRFSFNALSVVGDSKGKVGIGFGKANEVPDAIRKSIESAKKNLKSIHYIGHTVPHDVVGQFKSARVILKPASPGTGIIAGASVRSVLERAGIQDVLTKSWGSSNPMNIVKATMDALQQLETPSMAVKRRGVSLKHLFGQDL, encoded by the coding sequence ATGTTAGAAGAAGAAACAAAAGAATTTACTGAGAAGGTCGTTAAAATCGACCGCGTCGCCAAAGTAGTAAAAGGGGGACGTCGTTTCTCTTTTAATGCACTTTCCGTTGTGGGTGACTCCAAAGGAAAAGTAGGAATTGGATTTGGAAAAGCAAATGAAGTTCCAGATGCGATCCGAAAGTCCATTGAATCGGCAAAAAAGAATTTAAAATCCATTCATTATATTGGTCACACCGTTCCTCACGATGTGGTTGGACAATTCAAATCAGCACGTGTGATTTTGAAACCAGCTTCACCAGGAACTGGGATCATCGCTGGAGCTTCTGTTCGTTCCGTATTGGAAAGAGCTGGGATCCAAGATGTTCTAACAAAGTCATGGGGATCTTCAAACCCGATGAACATTGTAAAGGCGACTATGGATGCATTACAACAGTTGGAAACTCCGTCTATGGCGGTAAAACGACGTGGTGTTAGCCTCAAACACTTGTTTGGGCAAGATCTATAA
- the rplR gene encoding 50S ribosomal protein L18: MINKTAKNSKRLRRAERVRYKLRQTSDRPRLVFNKTNRYLTAQIIDDAKGVTLVYATTLEKDFPKHENSKKSKAAATELGKVVADKAKKAGVSQVVLDRSGMVYHGRIAAFADSAREGGLEF; the protein is encoded by the coding sequence ATGATCAACAAGACAGCTAAAAATAGTAAAAGATTGAGAAGAGCGGAGCGAGTTCGATACAAACTCCGCCAAACATCGGATAGACCTCGGTTAGTGTTTAACAAAACAAACCGTTACCTAACTGCACAAATCATTGATGATGCAAAAGGTGTAACACTTGTTTACGCAACCACTCTCGAGAAAGATTTTCCGAAACATGAAAATTCTAAGAAGAGTAAAGCGGCTGCAACCGAACTCGGTAAAGTAGTCGCTGATAAGGCGAAAAAAGCGGGTGTTTCCCAAGTGGTACTCGACCGTTCTGGAATGGTTTACCATGGAAGAATCGCTGCGTTTGCTGATTCTGCCCGTGAAGGTGGATTGGAGTTCTAA
- the rplF gene encoding 50S ribosomal protein L6: MSRVGKSIIKLPAKVEVKADAEALTIKGPLGELKTPLYEGVGANVENGELVFTRKSEDQKTVALHGLVRSLAMNCVKGVTTGWEKNLEITGVGYRAQKRGKDLVMALGYSHEVVFPEPNGIKIEVADQLKIKVSGIDRQLVGQVAADIRSKRPPEPYKGKGIKYQNEYIRRKAGKTGKK; the protein is encoded by the coding sequence ATGTCTCGAGTTGGAAAAAGTATCATCAAATTGCCTGCAAAGGTAGAAGTTAAAGCAGATGCAGAAGCCCTTACAATCAAAGGGCCGTTAGGGGAATTAAAGACTCCACTTTACGAAGGTGTCGGAGCAAACGTTGAAAACGGCGAATTGGTGTTCACAAGAAAAAGTGAAGACCAAAAGACAGTGGCTCTCCATGGTCTCGTTCGTTCGCTTGCGATGAACTGTGTAAAGGGTGTCACAACTGGTTGGGAAAAAAACCTAGAAATTACTGGGGTTGGTTACCGTGCACAAAAACGTGGTAAAGACCTCGTGATGGCACTTGGTTATTCTCACGAAGTGGTTTTCCCTGAGCCAAATGGCATCAAAATTGAAGTCGCAGATCAGCTCAAAATCAAAGTATCGGGCATTGACCGACAACTGGTTGGACAAGTTGCGGCTGACATTCGTTCCAAAAGACCTCCTGAGCCTTACAAAGGAAAAGGGATCAAATATCAGAACGAATACATCCGTAGAAAGGCCGGAAAAACCGGTAAGAAGTAG
- the rpsH gene encoding 30S ribosomal protein S8, producing MSLSDPIADMLTRIRNAQQAKHELCVIPGSKIKKSILDLLKEEGFVDDVQTVKNGSFDDFQVKLKYDTEKKPVIRMIERVSTPGRRVYIQSGEIRPFRNNIGTLILSTSKGVMTGKRARKLRVGGEVLCKVF from the coding sequence ATGAGTCTTTCAGATCCAATCGCAGATATGCTAACAAGAATTAGAAACGCACAACAAGCTAAACATGAGCTTTGTGTGATTCCTGGTAGCAAAATCAAAAAGTCCATCCTAGATCTTCTCAAAGAAGAAGGTTTTGTAGATGATGTTCAAACTGTAAAAAATGGAAGTTTTGATGACTTCCAAGTAAAATTGAAATACGACACAGAGAAAAAACCTGTGATCCGTATGATCGAACGTGTTTCCACACCAGGACGACGGGTATATATCCAGTCTGGTGAAATCCGTCCTTTCCGAAATAACATCGGAACACTCATCCTTTCGACTTCGAAAGGTGTGATGACGGGAAAACGCGCTCGCAAACTCAGAGTAGGAGGGGAAGTTCTCTGTAAGGTATTCTAG
- a CDS encoding type Z 30S ribosomal protein S14, giving the protein MAKKSMMERHAKEQKFKVREYNRCPLCGRSRAYLRRFDMCRLCFRDLASKAQIPGVKKSSW; this is encoded by the coding sequence ATGGCGAAAAAATCAATGATGGAACGCCACGCCAAAGAGCAAAAATTCAAAGTGAGAGAGTACAATCGTTGCCCTCTTTGTGGTCGATCACGCGCTTATTTGCGCCGCTTTGATATGTGTCGTCTTTGCTTCCGGGACCTTGCTAGCAAGGCTCAGATCCCCGGTGTGAAAAAGTCCTCCTGGTAA
- the rplE gene encoding 50S ribosomal protein L5: MVPRLKSKYEKEIRPTLQKSLGFQSVMRVPKLEKIVINVGMGEAHTNPKAMEACLVEIGQITGQRPVKTFAKKSIAGFKVREGMVLGCKVTLRGHHMYEFLDRFINVALPRVRDFRGVSPKGFDGRGNYNLSVREQIIFPEIQFDKINTIYGINITFVTNTEVDKEAFELFQAFGMPYRAAGK, from the coding sequence ATGGTACCTAGGCTTAAATCAAAATACGAAAAGGAAATTCGTCCTACACTGCAAAAGTCACTCGGCTTTCAAAGTGTAATGCGTGTTCCTAAATTAGAGAAAATCGTAATCAACGTAGGGATGGGTGAAGCTCACACAAACCCTAAGGCAATGGAAGCATGTCTTGTGGAAATTGGCCAAATCACTGGACAAAGACCTGTGAAAACTTTCGCTAAAAAATCCATCGCGGGTTTCAAAGTGAGAGAGGGAATGGTGCTTGGTTGCAAAGTGACTCTACGTGGACATCATATGTATGAGTTCCTTGATCGTTTCATCAACGTTGCCCTTCCTAGGGTTCGTGACTTTCGTGGTGTAAGCCCGAAGGGATTTGATGGCAGAGGGAATTACAACCTTTCTGTTAGAGAACAGATCATTTTCCCAGAGATCCAATTTGATAAAATCAATACGATCTATGGAATCAATATCACTTTCGTAACGAACACGGAAGTGGACAAAGAAGCGTTCGAATTATTCCAAGCCTTCGGTATGCCTTACCGAGCGGCAGGTAAGTAG
- the rplX gene encoding 50S ribosomal protein L24 produces the protein MATKLAYRGSEPTKFKKTKIKKDDEVLVISGKEKGKKGKVLAVDKRKDRVYIEGVNKRKRFVRPTQENPGGGAIEIEFPIHISNVMFHDAKAENKAKPKKKIKAVRLGFAKKDGKSVRVTRPEGKEV, from the coding sequence ATGGCGACTAAGTTAGCATATAGAGGTTCCGAGCCTACTAAATTCAAAAAAACAAAAATCAAAAAGGACGATGAAGTTCTTGTGATTTCTGGTAAAGAAAAAGGAAAAAAAGGGAAGGTTCTTGCTGTTGATAAACGCAAAGACCGAGTTTACATCGAAGGTGTGAACAAAAGAAAAAGATTCGTTCGCCCAACCCAAGAAAACCCTGGTGGTGGTGCGATTGAAATCGAATTCCCGATCCATATTTCCAATGTGATGTTTCACGACGCAAAAGCAGAGAACAAAGCGAAGCCAAAGAAGAAAATTAAGGCTGTACGCTTGGGCTTTGCCAAGAAGGATGGTAAATCCGTACGAGTGACTCGACCTGAAGGGAAAGAAGTATAG
- the rplN gene encoding 50S ribosomal protein L14 encodes MIQQETILQVADNSGVKKVMCVKVLGGSKKRYATLGDEIIVAVKEAQPAYGLRDGQGKKVHNKAVQRAVVVRTKKEVRRPDGTYIRFDDNAVAIIDDKGNPKGTRIFGPVARELRDKKYMKIISLAPEVL; translated from the coding sequence ATGATCCAACAAGAAACTATTTTACAAGTAGCCGATAACTCGGGTGTGAAAAAAGTCATGTGCGTTAAAGTGCTTGGCGGTTCCAAAAAACGCTACGCAACGCTTGGTGACGAAATCATCGTCGCTGTGAAAGAAGCACAACCTGCATACGGTCTTCGTGACGGGCAAGGGAAAAAAGTGCATAACAAAGCGGTTCAAAGAGCCGTTGTCGTAAGAACGAAAAAAGAAGTTCGTCGTCCAGACGGAACCTACATCCGTTTCGATGACAATGCGGTTGCCATTATCGATGATAAAGGGAACCCAAAAGGAACAAGGATCTTCGGACCTGTTGCTCGCGAACTTCGTGATAAAAAATACATGAAAATTATATCTCTAGCTCCGGAGGTTCTCTAA
- the rpsQ gene encoding 30S ribosomal protein S17 — protein sequence MEDKNSKKSLTIQGVVVSDAMDKTVVIEIITRKVHPRFKKIMTRTSRVKIHDEKNECQVGDRVIAVETRPLSKQKHHKLVKVIEKAKLV from the coding sequence ATGGAAGATAAAAACTCTAAAAAATCTTTAACCATTCAAGGTGTAGTTGTGAGTGATGCTATGGATAAAACCGTAGTGATCGAAATCATCACAAGAAAAGTGCACCCACGGTTTAAGAAAATTATGACCAGAACTTCTCGTGTGAAAATTCACGATGAGAAGAACGAGTGTCAAGTTGGTGATCGAGTCATCGCTGTGGAAACAAGACCACTTTCTAAACAGAAACACCATAAACTTGTAAAGGTAATTGAGAAGGCGAAATTAGTATGA
- the rpmC gene encoding 50S ribosomal protein L29 produces MKDDFKSLSPEDLKKEILSSSEEVRKARFQFGVTRSLENPKVIRNHKKRIAQALTVLREKELAAKGKLKQIAPKAGSAPKVAKTSKGKKK; encoded by the coding sequence ATGAAAGACGATTTCAAATCACTTTCTCCAGAAGATTTGAAGAAAGAAATTCTTTCCTCTTCCGAAGAAGTAAGAAAAGCAAGATTCCAATTTGGTGTTACAAGATCACTTGAGAACCCGAAAGTAATCCGCAATCATAAGAAGAGAATTGCCCAAGCATTAACTGTACTTCGTGAGAAGGAACTAGCTGCAAAAGGTAAACTCAAACAAATCGCACCGAAAGCTGGTTCGGCTCCAAAAGTCGCTAAAACAAGCAAAGGTAAGAAGAAGTAG
- the rplP gene encoding 50S ribosomal protein L16, giving the protein MLAPKRVKFRKRQRGRLKGKDERGSYVAFGEFGLKAISSGRITARQIEAARITINRQVKRGGKLWIRIFPHLPITKKPAETRMGKGKGNPEFWIAEIRPGRVLFEMAGVDEDTARKALHLAAFKLPVETSFVKRNVL; this is encoded by the coding sequence ATGTTAGCACCTAAACGAGTAAAATTTAGAAAACGCCAAAGAGGGCGCTTAAAAGGTAAGGACGAAAGAGGTTCTTACGTTGCGTTCGGAGAATTTGGTTTAAAAGCCATCTCCTCCGGTCGTATCACTGCGCGACAAATTGAGGCAGCAAGGATCACGATCAACCGCCAAGTAAAACGAGGTGGGAAATTATGGATCAGGATCTTTCCTCATTTACCAATCACTAAAAAACCTGCCGAAACTCGTATGGGTAAAGGTAAAGGTAACCCTGAGTTCTGGATTGCTGAGATCCGACCAGGACGAGTTCTTTTTGAAATGGCTGGTGTTGATGAAGACACTGCGAGAAAAGCACTCCACCTAGCAGCATTTAAACTGCCAGTTGAAACTTCATTTGTTAAGAGGAACGTTCTATGA
- the rpsC gene encoding 30S ribosomal protein S3, whose protein sequence is MGQKVNPIGLRIGITRNWDSVWFSKQDYIKNLHEDIKIRRFLQKKFKNASVVKIVIERFPEKINVNLHTSKPGMVIGQKGQNIEAVKQELKKYADKPIGMNIIEVKKPEIIAQAIAETVALQIEQRMPFRRVMKAELRRAMRGGVEGVKIQISGRLNGADMARTEKYMEGRVPLHTLRAKIDFGFKEALTTFGQIGVKVWTYTGDYFPTKEESDEDKYAVKRRTS, encoded by the coding sequence ATGGGTCAGAAAGTAAATCCAATCGGACTACGAATCGGAATCACACGTAACTGGGATTCGGTTTGGTTTTCCAAACAAGATTACATCAAAAATCTTCACGAAGATATCAAGATCCGTAGATTCCTTCAGAAGAAATTCAAAAATGCATCCGTTGTGAAAATCGTAATCGAAAGATTCCCTGAAAAGATCAACGTGAACCTCCATACTTCTAAACCAGGTATGGTGATTGGCCAAAAAGGCCAAAACATCGAAGCGGTGAAACAAGAGCTTAAAAAATACGCTGATAAGCCGATCGGAATGAACATCATCGAAGTGAAAAAACCAGAAATCATCGCACAAGCGATTGCTGAAACGGTTGCCCTTCAAATCGAACAAAGGATGCCTTTCCGTCGTGTCATGAAAGCGGAACTTCGTCGTGCCATGCGCGGTGGGGTTGAAGGTGTTAAAATCCAAATCTCCGGACGTTTGAACGGTGCGGATATGGCAAGAACGGAAAAGTATATGGAAGGACGAGTTCCTCTTCATACTCTTCGTGCCAAAATTGATTTTGGATTCAAAGAAGCTCTCACGACTTTCGGACAAATTGGTGTGAAAGTATGGACTTATACAGGTGATTACTTCCCAACGAAGGAAGAATCCGATGAAGATAAATACGCTGTAAAACGTAGAACGAGTTAA
- the rplV gene encoding 50S ribosomal protein L22: MEAKAVGKHLRISARKARLVADEVRGYDYKEAIDILRFTNKSASSMIINLLNSAVANAIQMNESLDPSSLYVKKIYVDDGPIMKRFRPRARGRASRIRKRLSHITVVVSEIEKKVS; the protein is encoded by the coding sequence ATGGAAGCAAAAGCAGTAGGAAAACACCTCAGAATTTCTGCCAGAAAAGCTCGCCTGGTTGCTGATGAAGTTCGTGGATACGATTACAAAGAAGCGATAGATATCTTGCGATTTACAAACAAATCTGCAAGTTCAATGATCATTAACCTTCTCAACTCTGCGGTGGCAAATGCCATTCAGATGAATGAAAGTTTAGATCCAAGCTCACTTTATGTTAAAAAAATCTATGTGGATGACGGACCAATTATGAAACGTTTCCGCCCAAGAGCACGAGGACGTGCGTCTCGGATCCGTAAACGCCTAAGCCACATCACCGTTGTTGTATCTGAAATCGAAAAGAAGGTTAGCTAA
- the rpsS gene encoding 30S ribosomal protein S19, translating into MARSLKKGPFIDDHLMKKITKLNSEGKKTPFKSWSRRSTIYPDMIGHTVMIHNGKAFVPVYVNENMIGHKLGEFAPTRTFKGHGGDKKVAKK; encoded by the coding sequence ATGGCTAGAAGCTTAAAAAAAGGTCCGTTCATCGACGACCACCTCATGAAAAAAATTACCAAGTTAAACTCTGAAGGGAAAAAAACTCCCTTCAAGTCTTGGTCCAGAAGAAGTACCATTTATCCAGATATGATTGGTCATACAGTCATGATTCATAATGGCAAAGCGTTTGTTCCTGTTTATGTGAATGAAAACATGATTGGACACAAACTCGGTGAATTTGCTCCCACTAGAACCTTCAAAGGTCATGGTGGCGACAAAAAAGTAGCGAAGAAATAG
- the rplB gene encoding 50S ribosomal protein L2, with amino-acid sequence MGIRKLKPTTQSSRYYSVLDFKEITEVVPYKPLTANFSYKAGRDNKGRIAVRRKGGRNKRKFRIIDFKRNKFGIPATVKTIEYDPNRSSFIALVCYADGEYRYILAPNGLKVGDKIESGPNAEIKLGNTLPLDKIPAGTNVHNIELHIGKGGQIARTAGSFAVISAKDGDYVSLKLPSSEIRKVRKECLATVGELSNKDHNLVIIGKAGRNRWLGKRPKVRGVVMNPVDHPLGGGEGRTSGGRHPVTPWGKPTKGFKTRKTRPSDRFIVQRRKKNRNR; translated from the coding sequence ATGGGAATTAGAAAACTTAAACCCACAACACAGTCTAGCCGGTATTATTCGGTATTAGATTTCAAAGAAATCACGGAAGTGGTTCCTTATAAACCTCTCACTGCCAATTTTTCTTACAAAGCTGGTCGTGACAATAAGGGACGTATTGCTGTTAGACGGAAAGGTGGACGTAACAAAAGAAAGTTCCGTATCATCGATTTTAAACGTAATAAATTTGGAATCCCTGCGACAGTTAAAACAATTGAATACGATCCAAACCGTTCGTCATTCATTGCTCTTGTCTGTTATGCGGATGGGGAATACCGATACATTTTAGCTCCTAACGGTCTTAAAGTTGGGGATAAAATTGAGTCTGGTCCAAACGCAGAGATTAAACTTGGAAATACACTTCCATTAGATAAAATCCCTGCAGGAACAAACGTTCACAACATCGAACTCCATATTGGAAAAGGTGGTCAGATTGCAAGAACAGCAGGTTCCTTTGCTGTGATCTCTGCAAAAGACGGTGACTATGTTTCACTCAAACTTCCTTCTTCGGAAATCCGAAAAGTAAGGAAAGAGTGTTTAGCGACAGTTGGAGAACTTTCCAACAAAGACCACAACTTAGTGATCATAGGAAAAGCCGGTCGTAACCGTTGGTTAGGAAAAAGACCGAAGGTAAGAGGGGTCGTTATGAACCCTGTGGACCACCCACTCGGTGGTGGTGAAGGTAGAACTTCCGGAGGTCGTCACCCAGTGACTCCTTGGGGTAAACCTACGAAAGGATTTAAAACACGTAAGACTAGACCGTCTGACCGTTTTATTGTCCAAAGACGTAAGAAAAACAGGAATAGGTAG
- a CDS encoding 50S ribosomal protein L23, which produces MNLENVILSPVVTEKSQDLQTIGERMGKRTVKYTFKVHPDANKTLIKQALKQMYNVVPTAVNVAVYRGKMKRFRNMPSPRPHYKKAVVTFADGANLDFAKV; this is translated from the coding sequence GTGAACCTAGAGAATGTAATCTTATCACCAGTTGTTACAGAAAAGTCGCAAGACCTTCAAACAATTGGAGAACGTATGGGAAAAAGAACTGTCAAGTATACGTTCAAAGTCCACCCGGATGCGAACAAAACTTTGATCAAACAAGCCCTGAAACAAATGTATAACGTTGTTCCAACTGCTGTAAACGTAGCCGTTTACCGTGGGAAAATGAAACGTTTTAGAAACATGCCGTCCCCAAGACCTCACTACAAAAAAGCTGTAGTGACCTTCGCAGACGGAGCAAATTTGGATTTTGCTAAGGTTTAA